From the Paenibacillus sp. R14(2021) genome, the window GGCAGTCCTTCAAGGTGACGCTGATTTACTCCGCTGCCAGCGTGCCGCTTGGTTTAGTCGCATCCCTGCTGCTTGCGCTGATACTGAACCGAAGCGTCAAAGGCATCTTCGTCTTCCGCACGATCTTCTATCTGCCGGCCGTCATGTCCGGCGTTGCGGTGGCGCTGCTGTGGAAATGGATTTTCAATCCGGACTTCGGCTTGATGAACTGGGCGCTCAGCCAGATCGGCATCCACGGTCCCAAATGGTTCATTGACGAGCAATGGGCGCTTCCGCCGATTATCATTATGAGCTTATGGGGTGTGGGCGGCAGCATGCTGGTATACCTCGCAGGCCTGCAGGGCATTCCTACCGACCTGTACGAAGCGGGGGAGATCGACGGCGCCAACAAATTCAGGCAGTTCTTTCATATTACGCTGCCGATGCTTACGCCCGTTATTTTCTTCAATTTGATTACGGGGGTTATCGGCGCGCTGCAGGTGTTTACCGAGGGCTTCATCATGACTGCGGGCGGACCGAACAACGCCACCTTGTTCAGCGTGCTGTATTTGTACCGGAATGCGTTCGATTATCTGCAAATGGGCTATGCATCGGCAATCGCGTGGGTGCTTTTCCTCCTTATCTTGTTGTTTACGCTTATTATTTTCAAATCGTCTCCCATGTGGGTCTTCTATGAAGGGAACAGGAGGTCGTCGAAATGAACATTCCGGATGCTTCCGCAACGGGGATTCGAAAGGTTCAAACACATCGGACGGCCTCTCGGCATCGGACGGAGCGGCTCAGGAACGCATTCAGCTATCTGCTGCTCTCCCTTGGCTCGCTGATGATACTCGTTCCGTTCGTCTGGATGATTTCAACCTCGCTCAAGCGCAAGCAGGACGTTTACACATTCCCGCCCCAATGGATTCCATCTCCCATGGAATGGCACAATTACAAGGATGCCTTCACGACCTTTCCATTCGGGCATTATACGTGGAATACCGTTACGATCACGGTGTTCGTACTGCTTGGGACGCTGCTGTCGTGTTCCTTCGCCGCTTATGGCTTCTCGCGGTTGAACGCGCCCGGACGAAATCTCGTCTTCCTAGTGCTGCT encodes:
- a CDS encoding carbohydrate ABC transporter permease → MNVKRKWLTRSRREALDCYIFMSPAIVGLICFMLGPIVASAYFSFTNYDILSAPTWVGLDNYRALIKDPLIWQSFKVTLIYSAASVPLGLVASLLLALILNRSVKGIFVFRTIFYLPAVMSGVAVALLWKWIFNPDFGLMNWALSQIGIHGPKWFIDEQWALPPIIIMSLWGVGGSMLVYLAGLQGIPTDLYEAGEIDGANKFRQFFHITLPMLTPVIFFNLITGVIGALQVFTEGFIMTAGGPNNATLFSVLYLYRNAFDYLQMGYASAIAWVLFLLILLFTLIIFKSSPMWVFYEGNRRSSK